One Streptomyces drozdowiczii DNA segment encodes these proteins:
- a CDS encoding DUF2264 domain-containing protein: protein MSVAPHLHLPPTDRILSSRTGWTRAHWEATADRMLDALTPYATPGFAQYRLPGRNSWSGVVSDGLEGFARSFLLAAFRIAGAGGAVDPALIERYAAGVAAGTDPASGEAWPRLTDCSQQLVEAASVAIALHETRPWIWDRLDARVQERIADWFSGFVGGRTWDNNWRLFQVVSEQFLASVGAPYSKSDIEGGLDRIEDWYVGDGWYTDGSGRNFDYYIGWAMHLYPLLWARIAGPDGDGGRAAVYRERLSRFLEDYPHFFGADGAPVHQGRSLCYRFASLAPVWMGAVADCTPLAPGLTRRLASGALRHFAERGVPDERGLLTLGWYDTFLPTTQPYSGPASPYWASKGFLGLLLPADHEVWTARELPLPVEESDTYTALPAPGWLLHGTRHDGIVRLVNHGSDHHPLPEAGDTDPDAGAGEDDPHYAKLAYSTATAPESAPHAFARNIDNHLALLAPDGTPSRRRRIHPVGCADRVAASWSAARLPGDERAYRIETTSVLHGPWEIRVHRVEAPEGAVVREGGHAVAHRTSPFATSGPGWALARTADGLSSAVVGLYGWDGGPEDAEVARDVESNAYGPHSAVPYLRSAPHPGGRSVQVTLVVLSRDSVHPEALRTAVRVRVAGDAVTLGFLDGRTVEV, encoded by the coding sequence ATGTCCGTCGCCCCGCATCTGCACCTGCCGCCCACCGACCGGATCCTGTCCTCCCGCACGGGCTGGACCCGGGCCCACTGGGAGGCGACGGCCGACCGGATGCTGGACGCGCTGACGCCGTACGCGACACCGGGCTTCGCCCAGTACCGGCTGCCCGGCCGGAACAGCTGGTCCGGTGTCGTGTCGGACGGCCTCGAGGGCTTCGCCCGGTCGTTCCTGCTCGCCGCGTTCCGGATCGCGGGCGCGGGCGGGGCGGTCGACCCCGCGCTGATCGAGCGGTACGCGGCGGGGGTGGCGGCCGGCACCGACCCGGCGAGCGGTGAGGCGTGGCCGCGCCTGACGGACTGCTCGCAGCAGCTGGTGGAGGCGGCGTCCGTCGCCATCGCGCTGCACGAGACCCGGCCGTGGATCTGGGACCGGCTCGACGCCCGGGTGCAGGAGCGGATCGCCGACTGGTTCTCCGGTTTCGTCGGCGGACGCACCTGGGACAACAACTGGCGCCTCTTCCAAGTGGTTTCGGAACAGTTCCTGGCCTCGGTCGGCGCCCCGTACAGCAAGTCCGACATCGAGGGCGGGCTCGACCGGATCGAGGACTGGTACGTCGGTGACGGCTGGTACACCGACGGCAGCGGGCGCAACTTCGACTACTACATCGGCTGGGCCATGCATCTGTACCCGCTGCTGTGGGCGCGGATCGCGGGCCCGGACGGCGACGGCGGCCGGGCCGCCGTCTACCGGGAGCGCCTGAGCCGCTTCCTGGAGGACTACCCCCACTTCTTCGGCGCCGACGGCGCCCCGGTCCACCAGGGCCGGTCGCTGTGCTACCGCTTCGCGTCGCTGGCTCCGGTCTGGATGGGCGCCGTCGCGGACTGCACCCCGCTCGCGCCCGGACTCACCCGGCGCCTCGCCTCCGGGGCGCTGCGCCACTTCGCGGAGCGCGGGGTGCCCGACGAGCGGGGGCTGCTGACGCTCGGCTGGTACGACACGTTCCTGCCCACCACGCAGCCGTACTCCGGTCCGGCGTCTCCGTACTGGGCGAGCAAGGGCTTCCTCGGGCTGCTGCTCCCGGCCGACCACGAGGTGTGGACGGCACGCGAACTCCCGCTGCCCGTCGAGGAGTCCGACACGTACACCGCGCTTCCGGCGCCCGGCTGGCTGCTGCACGGCACCCGGCACGACGGGATCGTCCGGCTCGTCAACCACGGCAGCGACCACCATCCGCTCCCGGAAGCGGGCGACACCGACCCGGACGCGGGGGCGGGCGAGGACGATCCGCACTACGCGAAGCTGGCGTACTCGACGGCGACCGCGCCGGAGTCCGCGCCGCACGCCTTCGCCCGGAACATCGACAACCACCTGGCGCTGCTCGCCCCGGACGGCACCCCGTCCCGGCGGCGCCGCATCCACCCGGTGGGCTGCGCGGACCGCGTCGCCGCGTCCTGGTCGGCGGCCCGGCTGCCGGGCGACGAGCGGGCGTACCGGATCGAGACGACGAGCGTGCTGCACGGGCCGTGGGAGATCCGGGTGCACCGGGTCGAGGCGCCGGAGGGCGCCGTGGTCCGGGAGGGCGGCCACGCCGTGGCGCACCGGACGAGCCCGTTCGCCACCTCGGGCCCCGGCTGGGCGCTCGCCCGGACCGCCGACGGCCTGTCCAGCGCGGTGGTCGGGCTGTACGGCTGGGACGGCGGGCCCGAGGACGCCGAGGTGGCGCGGGACGTGGAGTCCAACGCGTACGGACCGCACTCGGCCGTCCCGTATCTGCGCAGCGCTCCCCACCCCGGTGGCCGGAGCGTCCAGGTCACGCTCGTCGTGCTGTCCCGGGACAGCGTGCACCCGGAGGCGCTGCGTACGGCCGTAAGGGTGCGGGTGGCCGGGGACGCGGTGACGCTGGGCTTCCTGGACGGCCGCACGGTCGAGGTCTGA
- a CDS encoding GAF domain-containing protein has translation MIPRGAGRLLLTPVDSEAPARARRLRSLGLGEREDASFDDFDAFADRVAEVTDVPFSMVNFIDGNRQFYAGLHTPAGTRRGADLGATAAGSGRSGRYVALDHGYCPHVVVRRKALVLEDVCDYPRFAGNPVVDDIGIRSYLGAPLIDRTGTALGAVCAVDTVPRPWGRAGLDTIKSLAQELIGHLDRREDHAPRF, from the coding sequence GTGATCCCGCGCGGTGCCGGGCGGCTCCTGCTGACCCCCGTGGACAGCGAGGCACCCGCCCGCGCCCGGCGGCTGCGGAGCCTCGGCCTGGGGGAGCGCGAGGACGCCTCGTTCGACGACTTCGACGCCTTCGCCGACAGGGTGGCCGAAGTGACGGACGTGCCGTTCTCGATGGTCAACTTCATCGACGGGAACCGGCAGTTCTACGCCGGACTGCACACCCCCGCCGGCACCCGCAGGGGCGCGGACCTGGGGGCCACCGCGGCGGGCAGCGGCCGCAGCGGCCGGTATGTGGCGCTCGACCACGGCTACTGCCCGCATGTGGTCGTCCGGCGCAAGGCGCTCGTCCTGGAGGACGTCTGCGACTACCCGCGCTTCGCGGGCAACCCGGTCGTGGACGACATAGGCATCCGCTCCTATCTGGGAGCACCGCTGATCGACCGCACCGGGACGGCCCTGGGCGCCGTCTGCGCCGTGGACACCGTGCCCCGCCCCTGGGGAAGGGCGGGGCTCGACACCATCAAGTCCCTGGCACAGGAGCTGATCGGCCACCTCGACCGCAGGGAGGACCACGCCCCCCGCTTCTGA
- a CDS encoding GTP-binding protein yields the protein MAYDDSSDGYGYPDGSGYGYGYPDEGSGGGYGQDTATADHAAPPAAPEGFPVALKVLVAGGFGVGKTTFVGAVSEIAPLSTEELLTQASAATDSLEGVESKTSTTVAMDFGRITLDEQHVLYLFGTPGQERFWFMWDELSQGALGAVVIADTRRLEECFAAVDFFERRGIGFVVAVNEFDGAYRYGPEEVRAALDLSPDVPVVLCDARIASSGTGTLVTLVQHLINATDDAVPLPGHAGFGARP from the coding sequence ATGGCTTACGACGACAGCTCTGACGGCTACGGCTACCCGGACGGCTCCGGCTATGGCTACGGCTATCCGGACGAGGGCTCCGGCGGCGGGTACGGGCAGGACACCGCCACCGCCGACCACGCCGCGCCGCCGGCCGCGCCCGAGGGCTTCCCCGTCGCGTTGAAGGTGCTCGTCGCCGGCGGATTCGGCGTCGGCAAGACGACGTTCGTCGGCGCCGTCAGCGAGATCGCGCCGCTGAGCACCGAAGAGCTGCTGACCCAGGCGAGCGCCGCGACCGACAGCCTGGAGGGCGTCGAGTCGAAGACCTCCACCACCGTGGCGATGGACTTCGGCCGCATCACGCTGGACGAGCAGCATGTGCTGTACCTGTTCGGCACACCGGGCCAGGAACGCTTCTGGTTCATGTGGGACGAACTCTCGCAGGGCGCGCTGGGAGCGGTCGTGATCGCGGACACCCGCAGACTGGAGGAGTGCTTCGCCGCCGTCGACTTCTTCGAGCGGCGCGGCATCGGATTCGTCGTCGCCGTCAACGAGTTCGACGGCGCCTACCGCTACGGCCCCGAGGAGGTCCGCGCCGCGCTCGACCTGTCGCCGGACGTGCCGGTCGTGCTGTGCGACGCCCGTATCGCCAGCTCCGGCACCGGCACACTGGTGACGCTGGTCCAGCACCTCATCAACGCCACCGACGACGCCGTGCCGCTCCCCGGGCACGCCGGATTCGGGGCCAGGCCGTGA
- a CDS encoding DUF742 domain-containing protein, producing the protein MAVTQDGPLLDDAAGRLIRPYTVSNGRTRPTAVLDLLSLVMATGSVPQTHLGPEHSVALGLCEGPTSVAEIAAHLRLPAVVTKVLLSDLVDCGAVTAHAPAFQDMPTDRHLLEAVLDGLRRQL; encoded by the coding sequence ATGGCGGTCACCCAGGACGGGCCTCTGCTCGACGATGCGGCGGGCCGCCTCATCCGCCCCTACACGGTGAGCAACGGGCGTACCCGTCCCACGGCCGTGCTCGACCTGCTGTCCCTGGTGATGGCCACCGGAAGCGTTCCGCAGACCCACCTCGGCCCCGAGCACTCGGTGGCCCTGGGACTGTGCGAGGGCCCCACCTCGGTGGCCGAGATCGCCGCCCATCTGAGGCTGCCCGCCGTCGTGACCAAGGTCCTCCTCTCCGACCTGGTCGACTGCGGCGCCGTCACCGCCCACGCGCCCGCCTTCCAAGACATGCCCACCGACCGACATCTGCTGGAGGCAGTGCTCGATGGCTTACGACGACAGCTCTGA
- a CDS encoding roadblock/LC7 domain-containing protein, giving the protein MATDTPSGQVSDLDWLLSGLVQRVPYTRSAVLLSADGLVKSLHGMDADSADHMAALAAGLYSLGRSAGARFGDNGEVRQVVVELDSTLLFVATAGSGTCLAVLAGRNADAAVLGYEMTMLVKSVRPYLMTPVRQTAGAPGTAGL; this is encoded by the coding sequence ATGGCGACCGATACGCCGTCCGGTCAGGTCTCGGACCTCGACTGGCTGCTGAGCGGCCTGGTCCAGCGCGTGCCGTACACCCGCAGCGCGGTCCTGCTCTCCGCCGACGGGCTGGTGAAGTCCCTCCACGGCATGGACGCCGACAGCGCCGACCACATGGCGGCGCTGGCGGCCGGCCTCTACTCGCTCGGCCGCAGCGCCGGGGCGAGGTTCGGGGACAACGGCGAGGTGCGGCAGGTGGTCGTGGAGCTCGACTCGACGCTCCTCTTCGTCGCCACCGCCGGCTCCGGCACCTGTCTGGCCGTCCTCGCCGGCCGCAACGCCGACGCCGCCGTCCTCGGCTACGAGATGACCATGCTGGTCAAGAGTGTGCGTCCCTATCTGATGACCCCGGTGAGACAGACGGCCGGGGCACCGGGCACCGCGGGGCTGTGA
- a CDS encoding C39 family peptidase, giving the protein MRRRLVSAAVAAVALGALVQPGTAFASVDPHIGAAAVTAHGSSAGTAVISGHNQPGTRITVDAGSTATAHWLDVDYQVQETGYWCGPAATRIALSARIAPPSQSDLAWQLGTTVNGTDHISQVTGVLNANLGGGWYETKEMPNDPPTQAQRDLLWYDVVFDIDRNYPLVTNIVAPPGNQPPGYPSNQTIYHYFTVIGYDDADRTVLIADPASFGGNQIYWLSFDQLATLIPPKGYSA; this is encoded by the coding sequence ATGCGCAGGAGACTCGTGTCCGCCGCCGTCGCCGCGGTCGCCCTCGGAGCCCTCGTCCAGCCCGGCACCGCCTTCGCCTCGGTGGACCCGCACATCGGCGCCGCCGCCGTCACCGCCCACGGATCGTCGGCCGGGACCGCCGTCATCAGCGGGCACAACCAACCCGGCACCCGGATCACGGTGGACGCCGGCAGCACCGCCACCGCGCACTGGCTGGACGTCGACTACCAGGTCCAGGAGACCGGTTACTGGTGCGGACCCGCCGCCACCCGCATCGCGCTCTCCGCCCGCATCGCCCCGCCCAGCCAGTCCGACCTGGCCTGGCAGCTCGGCACCACCGTGAACGGCACCGACCACATATCCCAGGTCACCGGAGTGCTCAACGCCAACCTCGGCGGCGGCTGGTACGAGACCAAGGAAATGCCCAACGACCCGCCCACCCAGGCCCAGCGCGACCTGCTCTGGTACGACGTCGTCTTCGACATCGACCGCAACTACCCGCTGGTCACCAACATCGTGGCCCCGCCGGGCAACCAGCCGCCCGGCTACCCGTCGAACCAGACGATCTACCACTACTTCACGGTCATCGGCTACGACGACGCCGACCGCACCGTCCTCATCGCGGATCCCGCCTCCTTCGGCGGCAACCAGATCTACTGGCTCTCCTTCGACCAACTCGCCACCCTGATCCCGCCGAAGGGCTATTCGGCCTGA
- a CDS encoding ArsR/SmtB family transcription factor encodes MLRVHFTPDDLARVRVAPGPDFLWEISNSVQTLQRRDGEREFGAWRRWARPRLSASPRLLSRLLPPRGYSPDFLTPTTGDRGSLQASVDVLLSTPRRRLRAELERLAPPVRLPGWLGELAGGDAEALRELGGALHTYQREALAPHWRRVHADIDADRALRLRSLLDGGTEALLAGLGPQFRWRAPVLEAAYPVDQDLWLRGRGLVLQPSFFCWPTPATLADGELPPVLVHPIHHTPDWCAPARGTRPAPGPLGPLLGHTRAGVLRATRTGCSTLEAARLLGVTHPAVSQHLNVLREAGLVTTVRRAGRSFHVATAEGRALLAVEDPPAG; translated from the coding sequence ATGCTGCGGGTGCACTTCACCCCCGACGATCTCGCACGGGTCCGGGTGGCGCCCGGGCCCGACTTCCTGTGGGAGATCAGCAACAGTGTGCAGACCCTCCAGCGGCGCGACGGCGAGCGGGAGTTCGGCGCCTGGCGGCGCTGGGCGCGGCCCCGGCTCTCCGCCAGCCCGCGCCTGCTCTCCCGCCTGCTGCCGCCGCGCGGCTACTCACCGGACTTCCTCACACCGACGACCGGTGACCGGGGCTCCCTCCAGGCATCCGTCGACGTCCTGCTGAGCACCCCGCGCCGGCGGCTGCGCGCCGAGCTGGAACGGCTCGCCCCGCCCGTACGCCTGCCGGGCTGGCTCGGGGAACTGGCCGGTGGGGACGCGGAGGCCCTGCGCGAGCTGGGCGGAGCCCTGCACACGTACCAGCGGGAGGCGCTGGCCCCGCACTGGCGCCGGGTGCACGCCGACATCGACGCCGACCGCGCCCTGCGGCTGCGCAGCCTCCTCGACGGAGGCACCGAGGCGCTGCTCGCCGGGCTCGGACCGCAGTTCCGCTGGCGGGCGCCCGTCCTCGAAGCGGCGTACCCCGTCGACCAGGACCTGTGGCTGCGCGGCCGCGGCCTCGTCCTCCAGCCGTCGTTCTTCTGCTGGCCCACCCCGGCCACGCTGGCCGACGGCGAACTGCCGCCCGTGCTGGTCCACCCCATCCACCACACCCCCGACTGGTGCGCCCCCGCCCGGGGCACCCGCCCCGCGCCCGGACCCCTCGGACCGCTGCTCGGCCACACCCGCGCCGGTGTCCTGCGCGCCACCCGCACCGGCTGCTCGACCCTGGAGGCGGCCCGGCTCCTCGGCGTGACCCACCCCGCCGTCAGCCAGCACCTGAACGTGCTGAGGGAGGCGGGGCTCGTCACCACCGTGCGCCGGGCCGGGCGCTCCTTCCACGTCGCGACCGCCGAGGGGCGCGCCCTGCTGGCCGTTGAGGACCCGCCCGCCGGGTGA
- a CDS encoding MBL fold metallo-hydrolase has translation MTGADHRLPLRTRLRALRPAAFGADPDGARMERIRRSPNFADGVFQNPVGARIRPSGSTLEFARVYFRKEERVLRAPAAPVPVHATTVADLARPPASGLRITWMGHSSVLAEIDGRRVLFDPVWGGRCSPFAFAGPRRLHPAPAPLGALGPVDVVVISHDHYDHLDLPTIRALARTDTVFAVPLGVGAHLERWGVAPDRIRELDWNETTTVGGISLTATPARHFCGRGLRNQQHTLWASWAVAGPEHRIYHSGDTGYFPGFRTIGAEHGPFDATMIQIGAYSQYWSKDRTDSMPEPGAWPDIHMSPDEGVRAHLDLQGDDPGAGVMLPIHWGTFNLALHPWAEPAEWSMRATDSVGVTMVAPRPGQPFEPADPPPVDPWWRAVAAEPAPGWGNWPPVHVELHEAPAGASPGAGRERDRTPQP, from the coding sequence GTGACCGGCGCTGACCACAGGCTTCCGCTCCGCACCCGGCTGCGTGCGCTGCGCCCCGCTGCCTTCGGGGCCGACCCGGACGGCGCACGCATGGAGCGCATCCGCCGTTCCCCCAACTTCGCCGACGGTGTCTTCCAGAACCCGGTGGGCGCGCGGATCAGACCCTCCGGTTCCACCCTGGAATTCGCCCGGGTCTACTTCCGCAAGGAGGAGCGGGTGCTCAGGGCCCCCGCCGCCCCGGTGCCCGTGCACGCCACGACCGTCGCCGACCTCGCCCGGCCGCCCGCCTCCGGGCTGCGGATCACCTGGATGGGCCATTCCAGCGTCCTCGCCGAGATCGACGGGCGGCGTGTGCTGTTCGACCCGGTCTGGGGCGGGCGCTGTTCCCCCTTCGCATTCGCCGGTCCCCGGCGCCTGCACCCGGCCCCGGCCCCGCTCGGCGCCCTGGGGCCGGTCGACGTGGTGGTGATCTCGCACGACCACTACGACCACCTCGACCTCCCGACGATCCGCGCCCTGGCCCGCACGGACACGGTCTTCGCGGTGCCGCTCGGCGTCGGCGCCCACCTGGAGCGCTGGGGCGTCGCGCCCGACCGGATCCGCGAGCTCGACTGGAACGAGACCACGACGGTCGGCGGCATCAGCCTCACCGCCACCCCCGCCCGCCACTTCTGCGGACGCGGCCTGCGCAACCAGCAGCACACGCTCTGGGCCTCCTGGGCCGTCGCCGGACCCGAGCACCGGATCTACCACAGCGGCGACACCGGATACTTCCCCGGCTTCCGGACCATCGGCGCCGAGCACGGCCCGTTCGACGCGACCATGATCCAGATCGGCGCGTACAGCCAGTACTGGTCCAAGGACCGTACGGACAGCATGCCGGAGCCGGGCGCCTGGCCGGACATCCACATGAGCCCCGACGAGGGCGTGCGCGCCCACCTCGACCTCCAGGGCGACGACCCCGGCGCGGGCGTCATGCTCCCGATCCACTGGGGGACGTTCAACCTCGCGCTGCACCCCTGGGCGGAGCCCGCCGAGTGGTCGATGCGCGCCACCGACTCCGTGGGCGTGACCATGGTCGCCCCGCGTCCCGGCCAGCCCTTCGAGCCCGCCGATCCGCCGCCCGTCGACCCGTGGTGGCGGGCCGTCGCCGCCGAACCGGCCCCCGGCTGGGGCAACTGGCCCCCGGTCCACGTAGAACTCCACGAAGCGCCGGCCGGCGCGAGCCCCGGGGCCGGCCGGGAGCGCGACCGGACGCCTCAGCCCTGA
- a CDS encoding PPOX class F420-dependent oxidoreductase — protein sequence MTAFDARQEALLRLLGENDGGVLVTLKKDGRPQLSNVNHFYYPDEHIVRVSVTEGRAKTRNLRRDPRASYHVTSEDRWAWTVAEGTAELSATAADPADDTVEELIRLYRDVQGEHPDWDDYRAAMVRDRRIVLSLHVEHVYGQERG from the coding sequence ATGACCGCATTCGATGCACGGCAGGAAGCGCTGCTCCGGCTCCTGGGCGAGAACGACGGTGGCGTCCTGGTGACCCTCAAGAAGGACGGCAGGCCCCAGCTGTCCAACGTCAACCACTTCTACTACCCGGACGAGCACATCGTCCGGGTCTCGGTCACCGAGGGCCGCGCCAAGACGCGGAACCTGCGCCGCGACCCGCGCGCGAGCTACCACGTCACCAGCGAGGACCGCTGGGCCTGGACGGTCGCGGAGGGCACCGCCGAGCTGTCCGCGACCGCCGCCGATCCCGCGGACGACACCGTGGAGGAGCTGATCCGGCTCTACCGCGACGTGCAGGGCGAGCACCCCGACTGGGACGACTACCGCGCCGCCATGGTCCGGGACCGGCGCATCGTCCTGAGCCTCCACGTCGAGCATGTGTACGGACAGGAGCGCGGGTAA